DNA sequence from the Spirochaetaceae bacterium genome:
GAGTTCCGGCTACGCGTGGCGGGTACCGAGGAGGCCGCGCTGGCCGCGCTTGCCGGCGTGGCGGGGGTGAACGAGGTCAGCTCGCAGGGCACGGTGGAGCAGGGCACGGTGGACCTGCACGTGGAAACCACCGCCGGCGCCGACCCGCGGCGCGCGATCTTCCACGCCTTGAGCAAGGCGGACCTGCCCATCTACCTGATGACGGCGATGGACTACACCCTGGAGGAGATCTTCCTGCAACTCACCACCGAAGACGCCACCCGCGGGGCCGCCGGCGCGGACGGAGGCGACGCCGCCGACGGCTCACCCGGCACGCCGGCTGCCGAAGCCGCGGCGGCGTCGGACGCGGACGGCACATCGGATGGCGAATCGGGCCCGGCGGCTGCCGGAGCTACGCACCAAGCGGCGGCCTCCGAGCAGGCCGGCGCCGGCGGAGGGGAGGCCTGATGATCGCGGTGTTCCTGCGCGAGCTGCGCTCCTACTATTTCTCGCCGATCGGCTATATCTTCATGGGGTTCTTCCTGCTGCTCGCCGGCTTCTTCTTCGCCACCGACAACGTGCTGCGTTCCAACCCGCAGTTCCAGGGCGTCCTAAGCTCGATCATCTTCGTGTTCCTGGTGATCGTGCCGATTCTCACCATGCGCCTGTTCGCGGACGAGAAGCGGCAACGCACCGACCAGCTCCTGCTCACCGTGCCGGTGAGCGTGACCGGCATCGTGCTCGGCAAGTACCTCGCGGCGGTGGCGGTGTTCCTGTTCACGCTGCTGGTGACCGTGCTGTACCCGATTACCATGAGCTTCTTCGGGCGCCTGCCCGGCTGGGAGATCCTGGGCGGCTACGTCGGCTTCTTCCTGCTCGGCTGCACGTTCATCGCCGTCGGCATGCTGATGTCGTCGCTCACCGACAACCAGGTGATTTCCGCGGTGGCCACCTTCGCCGCCCTGCTGCTGATGTGGATCATCGACTTCGTGCAGAACGGCGTGCCGGCCGGCACCGTACCGGGCATCGTGTTCGCCTCCTGCCTCGGCGCCCTGGTGGTGCTGTGGGTGTACCTGGCAACGCGCAACCTGGCCATCTCCATCGCCACGCTGCTGATCCTGGCGGCGTTGGTCGTGGTGGCCGCGGTCTCGGTGGAGGGCTTCTACGAGACCTTCATCATCGACTTCCTGGCCTGGTTCTCGCTGACCAGCAGGTTCCAGCGCTTCATGGGCGGCGTCCTGGCGCTCAGCCCGATCGTCTACTACGTGTCCTTCTCGACCGTGCTGGTATTCCTCACCGTGCGCGTGATCGAACGCAACAGGTGGACCTGACATGAGTGATTTCTTTTCCACGCAGATGCGCCGCCTGCGCGACAGCAAGCAGGTACGCTACGGCGGCTACGCGCTGCTCACCTCGCTCGGCATGGTGGCGGTCCTGGTGCTGGTCAACCTGGTGGTGGACCAGTTCGGCGTCGAGGCCGACCTCACCCAGAACCGGCTGTTCACGCTTTCCGACCAGACCTTCCAGGTGCTGGACAACCTCCAGGCCGACGTCACCGTGTACCAGGTTGGCACCACCGGGCGCGAGAATCCGCTGATCGACTCGGTGCTGGAGCGCTACGCGAAGCGCAGCGCCCACGTAAAGCTGGCCACCCTCGATCCGGAGCGCAACCCCGGACTGGCCGCCAAGTACGAGGAGGAGGGCCAAGTGCGCCCCGGCGGGCTGATCGTCGACGCCGGCGACCGGTTCCGGATGATCAGCCAGTTCGACATTTTCAACGTCAACATGCAGACCCGGCAGGCAACCTCGCTGTCGCTTGAGCAGGAGCTGACCGCGGCGCTGCTGTACGTGACCACGGGCGATCTGCCCTCCGTGTACCTGCTGGAGGGGCACGGCGAGCAGTCGATGTTCCAACTCGGCATGCCGGGGCTGAATGTGCGCGACCTGCTGGAGAACGACAACTACGAGGTGGACACGCTCGACCTGGTGTCGCGCGATACCATCCCGGACGACGTTGACGTGCTGCTGGTAGTCGCGCCGGAGCAGGATCTGACGGTGCCGGAGGCGCGGCGGCTGGACGCCTGGATGCGCGACGGCGGGCGCGTGGTGTTCGTGCTGCAGGCGGCGCGGCGCGCCGGGCTGCCCAACCTGGACGAGCTGCTGGCCGGATTCGGGGTGCGGCTGGTGAACGGCATCATCGTCGAGGAGTCGGGTCGCCATACGCCGGACAGCCAGGTATTCCTGGTGCCGGAGATGACCTCCCACGAGATCGTGGCTCCGATGCGCTCGGAGCGGATGTTCATCGTGATGCCGGCGGCGGGCCCGATCGAGGAACTGGAGACCAAGCGGCGCACCCTGACGGTGGAACCGTTTCTCAACACCTCGGAGGGGTCGTTCCTGCGCACCGATTTCCAGATCCAGTCGGTCGAGCAGCAGGAGGGCGAGCCGAGCGGGCCGTTCGCGATCGCCGTGGCCATTACCGACAACGACCTCGACGGCTACATGAAGTCGCGCGTGGTGGTGTTCTCGTCGGCGCTGTTCCTGAGGCAGCCCTACCAGGCCAACTACGACATGCTGCTCAACAGTCTGAGCTGGGCGCGCAGCCGCGAGGAGTCGATCTCGATTCGCGCCAAGTCGCTGCGCACGTTCCCGCTGCGCATGACGCGGTTGGCGCAGTTGATCATCTCCGGCGTAGCCGTGCTGCTGGTGCCGCTCGGCGTGCTCGGCGCCGGGCTGGCGGTGTGGCTGCGGCGGCGCCACCTGTAAGGGGAGCACAGCGGATGAGCGAGGCGACGAAGGAGAGTGCGCCGGCCGCCGGCCGCGGCGGGTTGCGGCGCCTGCTGATCCTCGCCGCCATGGTGGTGGGGGTCGCCGCGCTGGTGGTGGTCCTGACCGTGGTGCGCAACCGCCCGCCGCCGATCCCGGAGGCGGAGCCGACGCCGGGCAAGCCGGAAATATCGCGCGTCGACATCGAGCGCATTACCGCCGTCTCGCTGGCGGGGCCGGGCCGCGAGCAGCCGTTCAACATGCAGCGGACCGAGTCGGGCTGGCGGATCGAAGGGATGAACGACGAAATCCCGATCAAGGAATCGCGGATCAGGGACCTTCTGTACAGCTTCGGCAGCCTGTACGCGGAGCGGGTCATCGAAGAGGACGCCGCCGACCTGGCGAAGTACGGGCTCGATCCGCCGGCGGTGGTGGCGGTTGCCACGCTCGACGACGGCGCCACCATCGAGGTGTACCTTGGCGACCGCACGCCGGCGGGCAACACCTGGTACCTGGGGGTGCCGGAGGAGCGCATTGTATACGCGGTGTGGACCAACCACGGCAACCACTACTACTACACGGCGTCCGACATGCGCGGCGACGAACTGCCCACCGTCAACGGTGAGGCGTTCAGCTACCTGCGCCTGCAGGGTCCCGGAATCGACACCCTGGAAATTGTCGAGACCAACCCGCTCGACACCCGCTTCGCCCACCTGCTGACCCGGCTGGCGATCATCCAGCCGTACGCGTTTGCGCGCGCCATCGACAGCGAGGAGTTCGCCAAGGTGCAGGCGGCGCTCGGCACGCCGCGCATCGACCGCATCGTGAGCGACGACGCGGGGGCCGCCGCCGACTACGGACTGGCGCCGCCGCGTTACGAGCTGCTGGCGCGCGACACCGAGGGCGCCGAGTTGGCACTGCTGTTCGGTGACGAGCGCGACGGGGAGGTGTTCTTCCAGGTGCAGGGACGCAGCACGGTGTATGCGATGCAGCGGTCGCGTGCCGGCGTGCTCGACCTGGATCCGTTCGCGCTGGTCGACAAGTTCGTGCTGATCCTGAATATCGAGTCGGTGGACGCCATCGAGATCGACCACCCCGGCGGCAGCTACCGGCTCGCCATCGAACGCACCGGCTCCGGTGACGACGTGGTGGAGAGCTTTACGATCGACGGCGTGCCGATGGAGGACAAGCCGTTCCGCGAGTTGTACCAGCTCATTATCGGCTTGCTCGGCGATGCGGCATTGCCGCGCGAAGACCAGGCGGGGGTGCTGGAAGCGCAACCCGAGGTGCGCATCACCTACCTCATGAACACGCCGGACGAGCGGCAGTCGGTGGCGCTGGTGCCCTTCGACCGGCAGTTCTACGCCGTCGTGCGCGAAGGGGCCGCCGAATTCATGGTATCGCGCGGCCAGGTGGCGCGCCTGCTCGACGGCCTCGCCGGCGCGGGTGAGTAGCGCCCGGCACCCGCGCGGCTACCCAACCGGGGCAGTTATGCCCAGCTCTGCCTCGCTACGGCGCAGGTACAGCGGTTTCAGGTCGGTCGGAGTGGCGACCAGGTTGCGTTCGGCCAGGTCCAGCATGGCCAGTACCGGAACCTGTGCGTGGCGGCGGTCCACGCGCCAGCCCGTGCCGGGCGCGCCGGTGTTGTCCGCCACGGCGGCGGCGGTGGTGCGGGCGGACTGGTCCGCCGAAGGCGCCGCCGGGTTGCGCGTACGGCGCCGTTTGCCGGGCCGGTCACCGCGGATCCGTTCAGCATTTTCACGCGCCGCCGGAGGCGACTGCAGCGCCGCCGCGAACTGGGCGGCGGCCGGGCCGGTGAGCAGGACCGGCTCGCCGGCCGCCGCGGTGGCGCGTACCGTTTCCGCCAGCGTTGCCGGCGCCTGGTCCAGGTAGGGGCCGACGCGGCGACCGTCGCGGTAGCAGGCGGCGTAGAAGCGGCGCTTGCGGGCGTCGATCAGCGGCACTACCAGGCCGCCGGCGTGGCGCTGGTCCCAGGCCATGGCGTCCAGGCCGCAGATACCGGCCAAGCGCGCACGGCCCGCGCCCGCGATGCCCTTCGCGGTGGCCACGCCGATGCGCACCCCGGTGAACGACCCGGGGCCGATGCCGACGGCCACCAGGTCGACCTCCGCCACGCGCACGCCCAACTCGCCGGTAACCTGTTCGATGAGGGGAGCGAGCAGGGTGGCGTGCTTCAGTCCGCTGTTGCAGGAGTGCGCAACCCAGTCATCGCCGCGGGCGGCCGCCACGGCCAGCGTTTCGGTGGTGGTATCGAACGCGATCACGATCATGGCGGCGGCCCCGATTCGGTAATCTCGATGCGGCGGCGCATGTCGTCCTCGATGTCGATGCGCACGTGGATGGTATCGTCCGGCAAGGTGTCGCCGGCCCGCTCCGGCCATTCGACGAGCGTTACGCCGGAGCCATGGATGAAGTCGTCCAGGGCGAGCGATGCGAGTTGCGCGGCGGCGTCGATGCGGTACAGGTCGATGTGGTACAAGGTCAGTGGCCGCGGCGCATCCCCCGGCGCCTCATACTCCAGCACCAGTTGGTAGGTCGGGCTGGTGACCGCCTCGTGGATGCCGAGCCCGCGCGCGACGCCCTTCGCGAAGGTGGTCTTGCCGGCGCCGAGGTCGCCGTGCAACGCAATCACGGCGCCGCGCCGGGCGGCGAGGCGGTCGCGCAGGCGGGCGGCGAGCGCCTCACCGGCCGCCATGGTGTGCTGCTCGGTGACACACACCGTGCAGGTAGTGCGATCCATTCGGTCAGCGGCCCGGCCTGGCGCCGGCGGCGGACCAGCACTCGTCGACGAAGCGATACAGGTCGCTGATGCGGGTGCGCGACAGGGCGGTCAGGTGTACCAGCATCACGCCCGCGGTGCCGTGGTGCGGCGACTGCACCACCTTGCCGTACAGCGGAAGCCGTACCGCCTTGCCGAGCTGGAGCACCAGTCTCACCAGGCGGCCGGCGGCCACCGGCGCCACCGAGCGGACGCCGGCCCACTGGGCATCGAGGGACACCAGCGTGCCCGCGACCGTCGCATCGCGTCGCGCGCGTGATGCCGTGCTTGGCCCGGCCGCGGGAAGCGGAGGTTCGACCGTCAGCGGGGTGATCTCGCAGCGCCGCCTGCCGCCGCGCGGACGAACGGTTCCGGCCAGCGTGGTGCGGCGTGTGACCAGCAGGGCGCGCCGGCCGGCCACCCAGGCGCGGCCGAGCACGGTGGCGACGACACCGCCCTCACCACCGGCGGCCGAGGCCGGCCGGACCGTGACCTGCATGCCGGTTCGCAGCGGCGCCGCCTGGTGGTCCTGCGGCAAGGCGCACGCGAGTTCATCGCCGACGCCGGCGAGCAGACTGGTTTCGATGCTCGGCATCGTGGCGCGCGCGAGCGTGATCCGGTCGCCCTCCTGGAACGGAGACAGCGAGCGGACCGCGGCGGCGCCGCCGGCAGCCACCCGCGCCTTGATGGAAAGCAGCACGGCCAGCCGGTGGCGGTACAGGGCGCGGTCCGCCGAACCGGCGCCGCGCAGGGCAGCCGCGCCGCGTTGCAGGACGCCGTCGAGCAGGGCGCGGTCGCGGAACAGCTCGTTCTCCTGGCGGAGGTGGCCGGCGCGCGCGAGGTGATGCAACACGCGCGCCTCCGCGCGGGTGAGACCCGCCCGGCGTGCCGCGTGCCACGTTGGCCGGTGTCGCTGCCCGCTGCCGCTGGTGCCGCCGGCAACCAGCACCGCGAGGACAGCGGCGATTGCCGCGCCGCCCCACCACATCACCTCGAAGTGGCCCGCCGCCAGGGCGGCCTCCAGAAGCTGCCGGGCGATCTCGATCACCACGGGCCGCTACGCTCCGAGCTGGTGCAGATACCTGGGCGCCAGCGGGTCGTTGGGATCCAACTCGCGGATGGTGGCGAAGTAGCGGCGCGCATCGTCCAGCCGGCCCTGTTTCATTGCGAGGATCCCCATGTTGGAGATGATCTTGGTGTTCTCGGGGTCGAGTTGCAATGCCGAGCGCAGGTTGCGTTCGGCATCGTCGTAGCAGCGCAGCTCGAGGTTGCAGATCGCCAGCTCGTTGTGGGTGTCCGCCAGGCCGGCGGCATCCGCCTCCCGCCCCTGTGCCAGGACGCTCTCGAACGCCAGCCTGGCTTCCGCGAACGCGCCGCTGCGCCGCAGCCCCCAGCCGCGCAGGAAGTGCGCCTGCCAGACGTCCGGGTGGAGGTCGAGAAACCGCTCGATCTTGCGCAGCCCCTCGGCCTCGGAGCCGCCGCGGATCAGCTCGTAGGCGGCCCGGAAGCTGTCGTCCGCCAGCCCGTCGCTGGACATCTGGCGCAGGATCCGTTGTGCGTCGGCGCGTTGCTCGTCGTCCTTGCCGTGCCGGACGTACACCTCGAGATGCGGGCGGGCATCGGCGTAGCGGCGTTGGCCCAGGTAGAAGTGGGCCAGGTTGATGTGGGTTTCGGCATGCAGCGGATCCAGGTCCAGCACCCGGAAGTAGGCGCGCTCCGCGCTGCGGCGCAATCCGTCCGCGGTGTCGGCATTCTCCGCCGCCGCCTCGGTGTTCGCCCGCTCGACCGCTTGCGCGTGCTGCTCGTATGCGAAAGCGAGGTTGAGTCCGGCGCTGGTGTCGTCGGGATTGAGCCCGGTCAGCGCCAGGAACAGTTCCTCGGCAATTGCGAAGTCGCCGTTGTGCGCCTTGATGATGCCGGCCTCGGTCAGCTCCGCGGCGACGGTCGGCTTGGCGGCGCGGATGAAGCGGCGGAAGTAGGCCGCGTCGTCGTGGTGCGGATGATAGGCCAGCACCTTGAGCATGGCGGCGATGGTGGCGTCCCAGGTAAGGTCTTCCGGGCTTACCGACGTGACCTCGGGTTCCAGCTCGATTGGCAGCGCGACCGCCGGGTCTACCCGGAACTCCGCAAACTCGTAGTTGAAGTCTTCCGGGAGGGAAATGTATGCGATGCGCGCGAGCGGATGCGACGCGTCACTGTCTGCCATGGGTGAAAGATACTATTCGCCGGCTGTGCTTGCCACAGCCCGGTTGTGCTTGCCACAGCCCGGTTGTGCTTGCCACAGCCCGGTTGTGCTTGCCACAGCCCGGCGGCGACTCGCACACACGGCGGGACAGGTGTGCCCGCTACGGCCCGTCGGTGGGGCCGGAAGGCTCTGACCTTGGAGCGGCCTCCGGCGCGGCGCCCGGCACGGGTGGCGCGGGGTCGCGTGCGGCCACGTCTTGCGGCGGATTCAGCGCTCGGTCGATCTGCCCGATCAGCCGCGAGGCTACCTCTCCGGTCTTGCGCGCCTCCTCGGTCACCGTGCCGTTGATCATGCGCTCCTTGAACAGCTCGTCGACCACGTTGAGCGCGGCGACGATGGACACCTTGAGCGGGTCGCTCCAGGAGACCAGGGCGGCGGTGGCTTCGAGCCGCTCACGGTAATAGGTCATTACCTCGTTGAGATAGGCGGGATCCTCCTCGCTTCGGATAGTGAACGAGGTCCCTAACAGCTCCACGTGGGTAAGATGCTCCGCCATCGCCTAGCTCACCGCTACTCAGAAAATGTCGAGATCGTCGCCCTCTCTCCTGTTGGCATCGGCCTCCGCTTCGTCCGCGTCCGATTCATCGGCAGCGGGTGACTCTTCGTCGTGCGTGGGCGCCGCTTCGGCATCCGGTTCGGAACCGGCGTCGGCTTGTTCCGCGTCGGCGTCCGATACCGCCTCGGCATCGCCATCCGGTTCGCCGGCGGCGCCGATCTCCAGCTTGCCGAGCTGGGCGAGCGTGCGGCTGATGGTGGCCTCGATCTCCTCCTGCTCGGCCTGCAGGACGCTCAGCCGCTGCTGCAACTCGTCGCCTCTGCGGTCTGCCTCCTGCCGGGCGGTGTCGGACTCGGCCAGCCGGCGGTCCAGCTCGGCCGCGCGCTCCTTGGTGGCCGCCAGCGCGCCGCGCAGCGAGTCGTTGTCGGACCGCAACTCGCGCAGCATGACCAGGAGCCGGTCTACCCGGCTCTCCAGGTGGTGAATCTGTTCAACCGTGCTCATGTCGTGCTCGCCGTCTCCTGGCGGCTCTGAATCGCCTCCCGCGCGACCTGTACCAGTTCGGCGAACGCGTCCGGATCCTGAATCGCCAGGTTGGAGAGTGCCTTGCGGTCCAGGCCCACCTGAGCGAGCGTCAGGCCATGCATGAACTCGGAGTAGCGCGTGCCCCGCTCGCGGCACGCCGCCGAAATCCGAGCGATCCACAACGTGCGGAACTCTCGCTTGCGCCGCCGCCGGTCACGGTAGGAGTAGGCGAGTGCCTTCGCCACCGCGTCCTTGGCGGGTCGAAACAACTTGCTTCGGCGCCCCCAGTAGCCCTTGGCTGACTTGAGGATCTTGCGCCGGCGGGCATGACGACGCCCGCTCCCGGCTCTCGGCATGGACTACCTCTCTCTGCTGTAGTGTGCTCAGGACGGCACGAAACCGCGCATCCGCGAACCGCGTGCGACGGCGTGCGTCAACAATACGCTCACCGAGCGTACGGGACCAGTTGCCGCGCCCGCCGGGCTTCCGCGGGACTGATGATCGCGGCCTGGCGCAGCTTCCTCTTTCGCTTGCGGCCCTTCTTGGTGAGGATATGCCGCAGCCCCTGCTTCTTGTACTTGACCTTGCCGCTGCCGGTGATCGAATACCGTTTCGCGGCGCTCTTACGCGTTTTGATTTTTGGCACGGTTCGTCTCTCTTCTTGGCTGAGGCGCGGGAGCCGCGTTGGCGGCTGCCCGGGCTACCGCCTTGGCTGCTGCGCCGGGGCTGAGAAACATCGACATGAACCGGCCTTCCATCTGCGGCCGGCGCTCCAGTACAGCAAAGTCCGCCAGGATGTCGAGGATCCGGCCAAGCACCCCGCGCCCGATTTCGGTATGGGCGAGTTCGCGCCCGCGAAACCGGATCGTGACCTTCACCTTGTTGCCCTCTTCAAGGAACTGCCGCACCTGCCGGGCCTTGAACTGCAGGTCGTGCTTCTCGATCTTGGGCTGCATGCGAATCTCCTTGAGCTTGCCAAGCTTCTGCTTGCGCTTCGACTCCTTGATTCGCTTCTCCTGTTCGAACTTGTACTTGCCGTAGTCGAGTATCTTGCATACCGGCGGCCGCGCCATCGGGGACACCTCTACCAGGTCCAAGCCCTCGTTGCGCGCCAGCTCCATCGCCTGCTCGGTCGCGATCACGCCCGTCTGCCGCCCATCTCCGCTGATGAGCCGCACTTCCGGAACGCGAATCATGTCGTTTATTCTCAGTCTGCGTTCGGCCAATCGACCTCCTCAGGACGCGCCGGTACTCTGCGGGCACTCGTTCGCGCCGGATTGCTCATCCTATCTCCGCCGGAGGACCGCCTGCGCGGCTCCGCCGATCGGAGTCAGTATAGCAAGAGGCGCGCCGGGTGGTCAAAGCGTACGGGCCGTTCAGTCCGTTCAGCTTCGCGCCCCGGTGCCGGACAGCACGAACAACACCTCGGTGGCGCGCCAGTTGGCGAACAGCGGACTGATGGTACCGCGTTTCGATATCGCGATCTCCTTGAGAATGGCAACGCCCTTGTCGGTGCAGTAGTCGAGGAAGTCCTTGCGCGTACACAGGTGGATGTTGGGGGTATTGTACCACATGTACGGCAGGTCGCGCGTGACCGGCATCCTCCCGCTGAACAGGAATTGCAGGCGCACGCGAAAATACCCGAAGTTCGGGAACGACACGATGGCGTGCTTGCCGACGCGCAGCATCTCCTCCAGGACCAGCAGCGGGCGGTGCGTCGCCTGCAAGGTCTGATTGAGAATCACGTACTCGTAGCTGCCGGTTGCGTAGTCGCGCAGCCCCTCGTCCAGGTCGCCCTGGAACACCGAGATGCCGCGCGAGATGCTCTCGATGATCATCGACTCCTTGATGTCGACGCCGCGCCCGCGCACCTGCTTGGCGGCGATGAGCCGGTGCAGCAGTTCGCCGTCGCCACAGCCCAGGTCCAGGACGTTGCTGCCGTGCGGCACCAGCTTGACGATCTCGTCGTAGTCGATGTGCGGCAGTCCCGACTTGGCCGACCGGGCTGACTTGCCCGCCTGGCCTGGCTGTGCCGACGGCGGGGTGCTCATTGGCGGCGCTGCCTTACGCCGGCCAGGAACGAATCGATGATGCGCGTCTGGCGCTCGGTTTCTATCAGGAACGAGTCGTGGCCGTGCGGGCTGTCGATCTCGACGTAGGAGACGTCGTTGCCGGCCTTGGTGAGGGCGCTGACGATCGCCTTCGACTGGCGCGACGGATACAGCCAGTCGGAGGTGAACGAGACCAGCAGGAACTTGGCGCGGCTTGAACCGAAGGCGGCGGCCAGCCCGCCGGGCCGCCCGTTCAGGTCGTAGTAGTCCATCGCCTTGGTGATGTACAAGTAGGCGTTGGCATCGAACTGTTCGGCGAACTGGCGCCCCTTGTAGTCGAGGTAGCTCTCCACCTCGAATTCGTGCGAGAAGCCGTACTCGAACTGGTCCCGTTCCTGCAGCTTGCGGCCGAAGCGCTTGCCGAGCGACTCGTCGGACAGGTAGGTGAGGTGGCCCACCATGCGCGCCGTGGCCAGGCCGCGCCGGGGATGGTCGCGCCCGTAGTAGTCGCCGGCGTGCCAGCTCGGATCGGTGGTGATCGCGTTGCGGCCGATGGCGTGGAAGGCGATGCCCTGGGCGGAGATGGTGGCGGTGGAAGCGAGAATGATCGCCGACTGCACCATCTCCGGAAAGCGTACCGTCCACTCCAGCGCCTGCATGCCGCCCATCGAACCACCGGCGACGCAGTAGATCTGCTCCAGGCCGAGGTGGCGCACCAGTTCGCGCTGTGCGGTGACCATGTCGCCGATGGTGATGACCGGGAACTGCAGCCCGTATGGCTTGCCGGTGGCAGGATCGATCGACGCCGGCCCGGTGCTGCCGTGACAGCCGCCGATGAAGTTGGAGCACACCACGTGGTAACGGTCGGTATCGAACGCCTTGCCGGGGCCGATCATCGGATCCCACCAGCCGGGGCGGCGGTCGTCGGGGGCGTGGTAGCCGGCCGCGTGGTGGCTCGCCGACGTGGCGTGGAATACCAGCACCGCGTTGTCGCGCGCGGCGTTCAACTCGCCGTACGTCTCGTAGCGCAGGTTGACGGGGCCGAGGGTCCGGCCGCTTTCGAGCGTCATCCGGTCGGGCGGTTCGGCAAACCGGAAGTCGTGCGGCTCCACCAGGCCGACCGAGTTCGGATGCTGCCACGGCTGCGGCGAAACCGGGGAGGTGGATCTTGAAGTGCGGCTCATAGGTGGAAAATGAATCGGCGCGGCGAACGGCGGCGTACGCTTCCAACGCGCGGCAAGTAGCGGTACTTTACGGCCATCATTCGTAATCAGTCAATCCGCATCACTGCTTCTCGCACCAGGATCGACCGCTCCGATGCGCGTGCTCGGCGGGGCTCGGGGGCCCGGCACGTGCCACGCGGTGCTGCGTTCAGGCGCGCCTTCCGCATCTGGCCCGGAGCGCTCGCACCGCGCGGCGCGACCGTCCCGGCGGTGCGCCGCCCCCGGCTCCGGCCGGTGCGCCGGGGGCGCAAGTTCTGCG
Encoded proteins:
- the rplT gene encoding 50S ribosomal protein L20 — its product is MPRAGSGRRHARRRKILKSAKGYWGRRSKLFRPAKDAVAKALAYSYRDRRRRKREFRTLWIARISAACRERGTRYSEFMHGLTLAQVGLDRKALSNLAIQDPDAFAELVQVAREAIQSRQETASTT
- the rpmI gene encoding 50S ribosomal protein L35, encoding MPKIKTRKSAAKRYSITGSGKVKYKKQGLRHILTKKGRKRKRKLRQAAIISPAEARRARQLVPYAR
- a CDS encoding cell division protein ZapA, yielding MAEHLTHVELLGTSFTIRSEEDPAYLNEVMTYYRERLEATAALVSWSDPLKVSIVAALNVVDELFKERMINGTVTEEARKTGEVASRLIGQIDRALNPPQDVAARDPAPPVPGAAPEAAPRSEPSGPTDGP
- the tsaB gene encoding tRNA (adenosine(37)-N6)-threonylcarbamoyltransferase complex dimerization subunit type 1 TsaB, with amino-acid sequence MIVIAFDTTTETLAVAAARGDDWVAHSCNSGLKHATLLAPLIEQVTGELGVRVAEVDLVAVGIGPGSFTGVRIGVATAKGIAGAGRARLAGICGLDAMAWDQRHAGGLVVPLIDARKRRFYAACYRDGRRVGPYLDQAPATLAETVRATAAAGEPVLLTGPAAAQFAAALQSPPAARENAERIRGDRPGKRRRTRNPAAPSADQSARTTAAAVADNTGAPGTGWRVDRRHAQVPVLAMLDLAERNLVATPTDLKPLYLRRSEAELGITAPVG
- a CDS encoding DUF4340 domain-containing protein; this encodes MSEATKESAPAAGRGGLRRLLILAAMVVGVAALVVVLTVVRNRPPPIPEAEPTPGKPEISRVDIERITAVSLAGPGREQPFNMQRTESGWRIEGMNDEIPIKESRIRDLLYSFGSLYAERVIEEDAADLAKYGLDPPAVVAVATLDDGATIEVYLGDRTPAGNTWYLGVPEERIVYAVWTNHGNHYYYTASDMRGDELPTVNGEAFSYLRLQGPGIDTLEIVETNPLDTRFAHLLTRLAIIQPYAFARAIDSEEFAKVQAALGTPRIDRIVSDDAGAAADYGLAPPRYELLARDTEGAELALLFGDERDGEVFFQVQGRSTVYAMQRSRAGVLDLDPFALVDKFVLILNIESVDAIEIDHPGGSYRLAIERTGSGDDVVESFTIDGVPMEDKPFRELYQLIIGLLGDAALPREDQAGVLEAQPEVRITYLMNTPDERQSVALVPFDRQFYAVVREGAAEFMVSRGQVARLLDGLAGAGE
- the metW gene encoding methionine biosynthesis protein MetW, with the protein product MSTPPSAQPGQAGKSARSAKSGLPHIDYDEIVKLVPHGSNVLDLGCGDGELLHRLIAAKQVRGRGVDIKESMIIESISRGISVFQGDLDEGLRDYATGSYEYVILNQTLQATHRPLLVLEEMLRVGKHAIVSFPNFGYFRVRLQFLFSGRMPVTRDLPYMWYNTPNIHLCTRKDFLDYCTDKGVAILKEIAISKRGTISPLFANWRATEVLFVLSGTGARS
- the tsaE gene encoding tRNA (adenosine(37)-N6)-threonylcarbamoyltransferase complex ATPase subunit type 1 TsaE, whose translation is MDRTTCTVCVTEQHTMAAGEALAARLRDRLAARRGAVIALHGDLGAGKTTFAKGVARGLGIHEAVTSPTYQLVLEYEAPGDAPRPLTLYHIDLYRIDAAAQLASLALDDFIHGSGVTLVEWPERAGDTLPDDTIHVRIDIEDDMRRRIEITESGPPP
- a CDS encoding GldG family protein; protein product: MSDFFSTQMRRLRDSKQVRYGGYALLTSLGMVAVLVLVNLVVDQFGVEADLTQNRLFTLSDQTFQVLDNLQADVTVYQVGTTGRENPLIDSVLERYAKRSAHVKLATLDPERNPGLAAKYEEEGQVRPGGLIVDAGDRFRMISQFDIFNVNMQTRQATSLSLEQELTAALLYVTTGDLPSVYLLEGHGEQSMFQLGMPGLNVRDLLENDNYEVDTLDLVSRDTIPDDVDVLLVVAPEQDLTVPEARRLDAWMRDGGRVVFVLQAARRAGLPNLDELLAGFGVRLVNGIIVEESGRHTPDSQVFLVPEMTSHEIVAPMRSERMFIVMPAAGPIEELETKRRTLTVEPFLNTSEGSFLRTDFQIQSVEQQEGEPSGPFAIAVAITDNDLDGYMKSRVVVFSSALFLRQPYQANYDMLLNSLSWARSREESISIRAKSLRTFPLRMTRLAQLIISGVAVLLVPLGVLGAGLAVWLRRRHL
- a CDS encoding ABC-2 transporter permease — its product is MIAVFLRELRSYYFSPIGYIFMGFFLLLAGFFFATDNVLRSNPQFQGVLSSIIFVFLVIVPILTMRLFADEKRQRTDQLLLTVPVSVTGIVLGKYLAAVAVFLFTLLVTVLYPITMSFFGRLPGWEILGGYVGFFLLGCTFIAVGMLMSSLTDNQVISAVATFAALLLMWIIDFVQNGVPAGTVPGIVFASCLGALVVLWVYLATRNLAISIATLLILAALVVVAAVSVEGFYETFIIDFLAWFSLTSRFQRFMGGVLALSPIVYYVSFSTVLVFLTVRVIERNRWT
- a CDS encoding tetratricopeptide repeat protein, encoding MADSDASHPLARIAYISLPEDFNYEFAEFRVDPAVALPIELEPEVTSVSPEDLTWDATIAAMLKVLAYHPHHDDAAYFRRFIRAAKPTVAAELTEAGIIKAHNGDFAIAEELFLALTGLNPDDTSAGLNLAFAYEQHAQAVERANTEAAAENADTADGLRRSAERAYFRVLDLDPLHAETHINLAHFYLGQRRYADARPHLEVYVRHGKDDEQRADAQRILRQMSSDGLADDSFRAAYELIRGGSEAEGLRKIERFLDLHPDVWQAHFLRGWGLRRSGAFAEARLAFESVLAQGREADAAGLADTHNELAICNLELRCYDDAERNLRSALQLDPENTKIISNMGILAMKQGRLDDARRYFATIRELDPNDPLAPRYLHQLGA